GGCAATAATGTGTACCACTCAAGATGGATTTGCAGTAATCAGGTCTAAGTGTAACGTTCTGTGAGGCTCCGGACTCCAAATCTAGAATTGGGAAGAATAGAGAAGTCTTGATATTTACAATATCTACTAGCCCTTTCTTGATCGACATGGCAGTTGTGCAAAGAGAAGCTAATCCTTAAACTATTGCCaccagaaagaaaaataaaaaatagtaataacaaaacaaaatgtCTGCTCACTTACTTTGGTGCCCTTGTTTGAAACTAAGAAACTAACATCTCTGgatcttttctttgttttccagTGACTGAAAACAAAAGATAGTCTACTATGTCCTAGATCACATACCCCAAAACTGTTAATCAGATCTATGTCGGATTAAGTCCTACTTTGTAGCCTCATCTATAGAACTCAATATGTCAAGCTATAGTTAGCTCAAAATAAGGTCTCATTACATTTGGTACTAAATGTACTAGAACTGCTCatgtctttattttatatcctTGTCCTACAGGCTatagttcaatatttagtggGTTTGAGATGGGTCAATCTAATGTAATCTTAGATAATATGCCATATATCTATGACAGGTTCTGTAATCTGGTCATCTTCTAACAGCACTTCCATAATAATCAAGTAATAACTTATAAAAGTATAAGGATGTAAATGTCTGTCACTCATACCCAAGAAAGAGAGCCGTATCCTGGATTACACGGAGAGGAGCTGCATCACCGATCAACAGTTTTCGAATTTGAGGTACAAGTCCAACTACAAATCCAGCAATCTGTAGGACAGAGAACATTTACTAAAGTTTCCATTATATATCCATCGGCAAAAAAGCCATCCACATTTACATATCTAAATTGCTGTTTGTAGAAGGTCTGTCTAGAAGAGATTCTTTCCCCTAAAGCAACATGTTCACGTTGTTCCTGAAATGctgcattttcatttttaaacgCCACGAAAGTTTCCTCAGACATAGACTGGTCATAAAATAGAAACTTCcaaattgttgtaattaatgCTTTTGTATGTGAAGATAAGGGTTGTAATGAACATTCAGTGACCTTGAATTGTCTTATAAAGGATGGatcctcattttcatcaacattagcaagataaaaatttaccatgcCTACACATAAGATAGAAAGAAATAATTCGGAACTTGGCAataaagaattacataatcatCTACAAAAGTTCGACGGTAAGTAATCCTTAAAGTACTGTGTGCAGTAAAATGAATAAACTACATGTATGTGTGTTTTCTATGTAGATGAAGGCAATAAATGCATACCGCTGCTGTTGTTGATGGAGCAAATAATctctttaggttcatcttTTCGACGAGTATCTCTaactttttcatcattttagCAGCAACAGACACCTGAATTGATTTTGTCAGATGTTAAAATCATATCTCCATCTTTAAATATATgcgtgcatatatatatatatatatatatattgtaacaTACAGGAGGCTTATTCTCAAATCTATCTTGTGGCGAATTGCTTGAAGAAAGTAAAGGTTCTGTCCAACTTCCTCCTGATGGAGACGATGAGCTTTCTCTTGAGAACATACTTGAAGATACTCTAACGATATTATAAACATAAGCCCATAAATAAATTGCTCCAATCTGAAGCAAAAGATCAAGGAACAGGAAACAGGGTATTAGACTTCCATCAAGAAGTCAGAGAATGTTAAATAGTTGagatttgtataaaatgaaacaagtaaTTCAAAAGCCAGCATTGAGTACGAAATGCAGACATGACCCAAGTCGAATGAACCCATATCCCCGCTGTCTATTTCAATTAGCGTTCatacatttataaaagtaaCTACTAGATGTTCGTAGAATTACTGCAAAATACCATTGATCAAAAGCATTTTCCATCTATGCCAATTATTTCTGAACTTACCGCCAATGAAAGTGAGGCATAGGCCATCCCATTTTCATGACAAACATCAGCATCCCCAAATGTGCTTGTTCTCTCTTTACGAGCTGTTggaataattatgaaaagCAAGTTTCCCAAGTTGCCTGTCCACAAACCAATAGCATATGAGGTTGGTATAATCTAGTTATGCTATGCTTGCAGTGGCATCATATCAGTGGGCTTTGGTTCACTTGGGCACAAGAATTCATAGCACCTAGTAATCATAATGCAATTGTTTGGTTCATTTCAACTGAGTTACAAGTTAGGAGGAAGGAGGTTGGATTTTGGAGTTGATATGTAACCTCTTGTGCGTGAACTGAAGAATAGCTGATCTATCAAGTTTCTCTTGTGAAAATATTCTTGCCAATTTGGTAATCAACTTCAATATAGTTAAAACATTTGAAGTGCATTAGATgattaaacaaacaaaaaacacaaaatatttattatgatgcAAGACCTCATCTATGTTCAAATTCTAACCAATTATCTCTGCTTGTGAATATTTCAGTATTTCTTATTACTCCCTTGTGTCCTTTCCTGACCCTCTACTTATCAAATGGGTTTAACTGGAACTTACTTTGGAATTATAAGTCTGTTggttagttaattaattaatttttcagtctgatgtttctattttaaaactattaacaaataaattgtaaatggAGTACTTCAGATTACTGAGTAAAACAAAGTAACGAAGGAAAAGAGAACAGGGTAGCATGCAAAGTTGGCTCCTGCTCTAAGAAAAAGGCATTGTATCTCATGCAAATCCAGTTTAAGGAGTACCTGCAGCACAACAACCTATAACAAGTCCTTGGAGATGGGGCGGAGCTTTTGTGATTCTAACAATCACCAAACCAAGAATTGAACCAATTACAAACGTGATAAGGATATTAAAGGGCATGAACCACCTGTAAAATTTTCTGGAGTTACACAACATTGATATGGTACAAGAGGTTATAGTAGGATAGAAGAAAGGGAACCACTTTGAACGTCAGAGATGAGAATCTTACATCTTTACCATGCTTTCATATGTTATTTCCTTGGCTAAGTTGCTGGAGACGAGCGCTGGATTAAATACAAAGAATATGATCTGTCATACAAGAAATCAGAATTAGTTTCTTGGTGGAGTTTTACTCCACAAGACAGCTTCACGTTGAATCTTCGATAGGCCTTGAATGGACCAATGAAAGAGTAGGTATGTCACTGAAGTGCTTCAGGAGGATCTTTAACGTATATATGCATGCAAGATTATGTTAGGCCACAAGGTCACAAGATCCCAACATTTGTAGAAGATATGCCCATTTAGGTCTGCAAATGCTGTGAACTGCTGCAATGGTCTAGATACCTTCTTTATGCAGACCAAATACAATGAACTAAAATGTTTAGCGTACATCCTTTCCTAACGGCTGAGTAATTATCTATCTTGCTGGAGATGTTGAAGACAGACATTTTTCGGTTAATAGGATATGATCAGTGTGTGTTAAATCAGACTCACTTGACATCAGAGCCAGGGTTATCAAAATCAAGGCAATGTGTTTAATTCTACGTATACGCTAGCAATTTGGAGTCATCAATACAGGAACATAATAACAAAgtttgcattttaaaaaagactTCATTATTTATGTTCCTGaacgaaaaagaaaacatggaAAGACAACTGAAAGGAGAGAAACAGACACAGAATCTTCCCTCAGTAGAAACGTCGAATTTGTCGTAATGAAATTCTGTCTTTAGAATGAGATGATAAACATTTAACAGAAGATGGCAAATATTCTATCTTCCCAGGTGCACACACAACATCAATTGGAAAGAAGATTAAAGTTTCTTATCTTTTAAGGAGAGGCTCGTAAGGTCAAGCTGTCATGAGTCTCAAAACTAGCATATTGTgaaaattcaaactagaagAAAACTATATCTGATAAAAAGGACGTGTATTAAGTTGGACAGATACTGTAGAAAAGAAGCCCAATTAGCAAGATTTCCCTGGACGCTTTCATTCGATTGGACAAGAGCGGAAATAGAAAGAATGAAGAAGGTATTAGACAAGCATATATAGGACGGACACTTACGTGAAGAAATATAGGACGGAAACTTACATTATTCAGATGCTTCCGTGCATCATCTCCAAGAATGCCTATCCGATCTAGTGCAAGATAGGATCCCAATCCAGTCACCAAAAGCACTTTCAGGACAGGAATTGATGAAGTAATAAAGAGATCCAAGAAAGCCATGTTGCAACGTCCACCTGCGCAATATATCTATAGACAAGCTTTAAGCTAAATCatatagaatttgaaaatagtaGTATCTAATGCACCGTACTTGTTAAGCTCAGAAAATACAAATCCTTGGGTCTGACAGCTATGTATAGCTGCTATATACTCCTTAAATGTCTCTTTCAACTCTATCAGAAACCTAAACATAAGAGTTCTAGTTCAAGAAAAAACATGAACCATATGAGACTTGGATGTAGATAAAACCACACAAGATAATACACAATCTTTATAACTCAAAGTCTCACTATTGATCCACTGATTGATTGAGGAAGCCCTTTTCACTATTAAAGATGCTTACTTCTTATGCTTTTGGGTTGCAAAAGACCCACTAGTCAGTATGGGGGCTATGATATGCATCAAGAATACTCTCAAGCACATAAGAATTCTTCATGACAGCTAACCATGAACGAAGAAATTATTTTGCCTCACCCTGAATGGCATCAAATCGATCCAGCTACAGCTCTAAAGGAgaatccaaaaagaaaatctttaaaaaaaataaaagaaagaaaattgactATAACCTTCCAGCAAATTTACTCGGAGGCAAAATTCTAATcagattattaaaaagaaaatagatgaaataaaattactcaCCCCTCAAGAATCAAGATTTAATCTAGTCAGGCTCACTACTCCAGCGAGCTTCTTCCCTCGAAAGAATATAAGCAATAATGAGCAGTGGTGCATATGTTCtgtatgataatattaaaaaagagttTTAGACAAAGTAAAGAACTCAAACAAAATCTGCTTTTTATTAGAGATAAACAAGAgttaccaattttttatttgagataaACAAGATTAACAAAGTTAATAATCGTCACAAGTGGGAATCACGTAGAAAAGCCTGAGAAACTCATGTCAGAGCAGCATATTACACACAGAAAACGACacatacttaaaaaaaaaactacctTCTGGTAAAGAAGTCAGATAATTACACAGACaaacataaacacacacacgtaACATTCAGCCGGTTTCAATTTTCGCATGCAACCCAAGAACAGTGTCGCCGGCCGCGTGCCTCACCGCTTCCGTTGGTAGCAGCGAGTAAATGAACATAATTTGCAGGGATTGATGCTTATAATGACGGCATGGCGGCGATGGAAGTTGATGTGGATGCTccatttttatgtatatagtCCAAAACGATAGGTGACAACAGTCAAAAGCGGCGCCGGAGACACGTATTCAAGCTGTTCTTCCTGGTGTGATTGGTGCGTGTGATCCCGtgaaaataaaaccataaattacatttacacccatCAGATATAGTGAAATTGCATAAATCAACTTTCCttcttatataattacacatccCATCTATACTGCCATAAAAGAAAACCTTTTGTCTTAATTctgaaatattcaaatttatccttttaacttatttatttatttaaaaaaatcttgatcaaaataataattttaattttttttctctcgacccacacctcacttctttatatttctttttctcacaatttttttatatttttaataaataaaaagtgtaatttattttttgtctttcacTTCACcccacatttattttttatatacttgtcGGGACTGTATATTGCGACGACTAGTACATAAAAATAGTGTTACtatcattacaatttaatacaattgtatatatatatatatacatatattactatcttctatttctttacaaagtaaaatttaatttaaattaaaaataaaataattaaagtttatttaattatttatttataattaatccaattaaaattttattaaagtagaatatTATGTTTTGAGTTAAAAGCTTATACAAGTTTAGATGAAATAGTGAAGCAAATAGCTTAGTCTATATATGCCATTTTGAATCAACTTCACTAAAACATTATAGTGGCTAATAAACGTACGTAGATTAAATTATAGCTATCTTTTAtaaggtttgacataattataaatacctccttattatttgaaaaattataaatacctccctcaaatggaaaataattatatagcctTTAGATAGTGAAGTGGGcattactattttactcttactgaaatttttaaaaaaaataaaaaagttatt
The window above is part of the Sesamum indicum cultivar Zhongzhi No. 13 linkage group LG2, S_indicum_v1.0, whole genome shotgun sequence genome. Proteins encoded here:
- the LOC105178235 gene encoding protein PIN-LIKES 1 isoform X2 produces the protein MAFLDLFITSSIPVLKVLLVTGLGSYLALDRIGILGDDARKHLNNIIFFVFNPALVSSNLAKEITYESMVKMWFMPFNILITFVIGSILGLVIVRITKAPPHLQGLVIGCCAAGNLGNLLFIIIPTARKERTSTFGDADVCHENGMAYASLSLAIGAIYLWAYVYNIVRVSSSMFSRESSSSPSGGSWTEPLLSSSNSPQDRFENKPPVSVAAKMMKKLEILVEKMNLKRLFAPSTTAAIAGFVVGLVPQIRKLLIGDAAPLRVIQDTALFLGDGAIPAVTLIMGGNLIKGLKGSGIQKSVIIGVLAVRYVALPLTGIAVVKGALRFGLIHNDPLYLFVLLLQFSLPPAMNIGTITQLFGVGESECSVIMLWCYTLASLSLTLWSTVFLWLVS
- the LOC105178235 gene encoding protein PIN-LIKES 3 isoform X1, translated to MPFRIYCAGGRCNMAFLDLFITSSIPVLKVLLVTGLGSYLALDRIGILGDDARKHLNNIIFFVFNPALVSSNLAKEITYESMVKMWFMPFNILITFVIGSILGLVIVRITKAPPHLQGLVIGCCAAGNLGNLLFIIIPTARKERTSTFGDADVCHENGMAYASLSLAIGAIYLWAYVYNIVRVSSSMFSRESSSSPSGGSWTEPLLSSSNSPQDRFENKPPVSVAAKMMKKLEILVEKMNLKRLFAPSTTAAIAGFVVGLVPQIRKLLIGDAAPLRVIQDTALFLGDGAIPAVTLIMGGNLIKGLKGSGIQKSVIIGVLAVRYVALPLTGIAVVKGALRFGLIHNDPLYLFVLLLQFSLPPAMNIGTITQLFGVGESECSVIMLWCYTLASLSLTLWSTVFLWLVS